Proteins from one Streptomyces sp. NBC_00390 genomic window:
- a CDS encoding Trm112 family protein produces MDPSDPLLRILVCPLDKGPLTFLAEEDVLYNPRLHLSYPIVDGIPQLLPSSGDRVREDVHEKYLRTAAE; encoded by the coding sequence ATGGACCCCAGCGATCCGCTGCTCCGTATCCTCGTCTGTCCGCTCGACAAGGGCCCGTTGACCTTCCTCGCCGAGGAAGACGTGCTGTACAACCCGCGGTTGCACCTGAGCTACCCGATCGTGGACGGCATACCGCAACTGCTCCCGTCGTCGGGCGACAGGGTCCGCGAGGACGTCCACGAGAAATATCTCCGGACGGCCGCTGAATGA
- a CDS encoding class I SAM-dependent methyltransferase, which produces MSRAGGLRDFYEDPAVPVASGDARSRRQAQLLAAALGASPGQLVVDVGCGDGSAAATAAPLLAGHRIVGVDWSQDALRRARPRLGHVVRGELEHGGLPLADGCADAVLFSEVIEHLVDPDRALDELRRILRPGGHLMLSTPNLAAWYNRGLLLAGWQPVFSEVSLRGIHGRPGSQVVGHLRLYTARALRSFLTAAGFAQVRITGAPFHGVPRGLRLLDRAACAVPGAASILLAHARRG; this is translated from the coding sequence ATGAGCAGGGCCGGTGGTCTGCGCGACTTCTACGAGGACCCCGCCGTGCCCGTCGCGTCCGGCGACGCACGCAGCCGGCGCCAGGCGCAGTTGCTGGCGGCGGCGCTGGGGGCGTCACCGGGTCAGCTGGTCGTCGACGTCGGCTGCGGCGACGGAAGCGCCGCCGCCACGGCCGCACCCCTCCTCGCCGGACACCGGATCGTCGGCGTCGACTGGTCTCAGGACGCGCTGCGCCGGGCGCGGCCGCGGCTGGGGCACGTGGTGCGCGGCGAGCTCGAGCACGGCGGGCTCCCCCTTGCCGACGGCTGCGCGGACGCGGTGCTGTTCAGCGAGGTCATCGAGCATCTCGTCGACCCGGACCGGGCCTTGGACGAGCTGCGGCGGATCCTGCGGCCCGGCGGTCATCTGATGCTGTCCACGCCGAACCTCGCCGCCTGGTACAACCGGGGGCTGCTGCTTGCGGGATGGCAGCCGGTGTTCTCCGAGGTGAGTCTGCGCGGCATCCACGGCCGGCCCGGCTCGCAGGTGGTCGGTCATCTGCGGCTGTACACCGCGCGAGCGCTGCGCTCCTTCCTGACCGCCGCCGGATTCGCGCAGGTACGGATCACGGGCGCGCCCTTCCACGGGGTTCCGCGCGGGCTGCGGCTGCTGGACAGGGCTGCGTGTGCCGTGCCCGGCGCGGCCTCCATCCTGCTGGCCCATGCCCGGCGCGGGTAG
- a CDS encoding condensation protein, whose amino-acid sequence MTTTQQPSSPDADAVPQLPRVPFPVVDEVARHCTQDAEPNTVHIEIHLPGLLEPDRMRAAFSGALARHPRSLMRERVRGPLARRYEWELTGEPDTEVVTFVPRTAGALGRARERALAEAPPLTSSPPLRLEVIEDPEVLGCVLLFTMNHTALDGPACLRLAATAAELYGGHPVPAVPPPARQASGPPHRTGRGPVFARPARVAPGTPGAVPGNAMLVAELPVPRRSPGAPYTVNDQLMVATALTLAHWNRAHGAPDRPLRITMPVDDRTRGPEMPIGNGTRLVEVGFSAADVAAGTDIASLLCRTAERTRALKAQPRPQLGRGASLLTTPVLPVAVRAGITRGLRVLAAPWVSTTLLSNIGRIPYPLDFGDAGRATAVWFSAPARMPRGLTVTTAATGGRLHLVLRWSRTLLGDEDGARLRDLFARHLAATSPEAV is encoded by the coding sequence ATGACGACGACACAGCAACCGTCCTCTCCCGACGCGGATGCGGTGCCGCAGCTGCCCCGGGTGCCGTTCCCCGTCGTCGACGAGGTGGCCCGGCACTGTACGCAGGACGCCGAGCCGAACACGGTCCACATCGAGATCCATCTGCCCGGCCTCCTCGAACCGGACCGGATGCGCGCCGCGTTCTCCGGAGCACTGGCGAGGCATCCCCGCTCGCTCATGCGGGAGAGGGTCCGTGGCCCGCTCGCCCGGCGTTACGAATGGGAGCTGACCGGCGAGCCGGACACCGAGGTGGTCACGTTCGTGCCGCGCACGGCCGGCGCGCTCGGCCGTGCCCGGGAACGCGCCCTCGCCGAGGCACCGCCCCTGACGTCGTCCCCGCCGTTGCGGCTGGAGGTGATCGAGGATCCCGAAGTCCTCGGCTGCGTACTCCTGTTCACCATGAACCACACCGCGCTCGACGGTCCGGCGTGTCTGCGGCTGGCGGCGACGGCGGCGGAGCTCTACGGCGGGCACCCTGTCCCGGCGGTTCCGCCGCCCGCCCGTCAGGCGTCCGGGCCGCCGCACCGGACGGGCCGCGGGCCGGTGTTCGCCAGACCCGCGCGGGTCGCACCGGGTACGCCCGGTGCGGTGCCCGGGAACGCCATGCTCGTCGCCGAACTGCCCGTGCCCCGGCGCAGCCCCGGAGCTCCGTACACGGTCAACGACCAGCTGATGGTCGCCACCGCGCTGACTCTCGCCCACTGGAACCGGGCGCACGGGGCACCCGACCGTCCGCTGCGCATCACGATGCCCGTCGACGACCGCACCCGCGGGCCCGAGATGCCGATCGGTAACGGCACCCGCCTGGTCGAGGTCGGTTTCAGCGCCGCGGACGTGGCCGCCGGCACCGACATCGCCTCGCTGCTGTGCCGTACCGCGGAGCGGACACGGGCGCTGAAGGCGCAGCCACGTCCGCAGCTGGGCCGTGGTGCCTCGCTGCTGACGACCCCGGTGCTGCCCGTCGCCGTCCGGGCGGGCATCACCCGGGGGCTGCGGGTGCTCGCCGCTCCGTGGGTGTCGACCACGCTGCTCAGCAACATCGGCCGGATCCCCTACCCGCTGGACTTCGGCGACGCCGGCCGGGCCACGGCGGTGTGGTTCTCGGCACCCGCCCGGATGCCGCGCGGGCTGACCGTCACCACCGCGGCGACGGGAGGCCGGCTGCATCTCGTCCTGCGCTGGTCCCGCACCCTGCTCGGCGACGAGGACGGTGCCCGCCTGCGCGACCTGTTCGCCCGTCACCTGGCAGCGACATCCCCGGAGGCCGTATGA
- a CDS encoding alpha-(1->3)-arabinofuranosyltransferase domain-containing protein gives MTSAVHARPPASPSAAGPPPGPSPQPRSRRWLLGFWAAVFLAFLAVSPGRMTFETKLGVVADPWQFIRDLGGLWHDRAGFGGIADQYIGYAIPMLPFHAAADLLQMPVWLAERLWLSLVVATAFWGALRLAERLGTGSDRGRLLGAAVYALWPTYTIVVGSTSAAALPGALLPWVLLPLTNPLTGPRIAAARSAALIPLMGGVNAASTLASLLPVGLYLLSRPAGPRKRALIAWWVPGVILATAWWIVPLLLLGTYGENFMPYVESAHTTTATMSATEMLRGAGNWVGYLNFGEAWLPAGWTVATSGVVIVCSALAAALGLAGLARRDLPERRWLVLTALSVGLITLAGYGGALGAPFHASVEGWLDGWLVPFRNIYKFQTGLALALALGLMHLTSLASRPALGLPARARRFAPAVAAALVLPGLCWPYVNGSILQPGSFQKLPAYWRTTASWLEENSADDRALVVPATAHGIYTWGSPIDQPLDVLARSPWAQRDYVPFGTPGNRRAMDAVEQALTSGGEVPGLSEYLHRAGLHYVVVRNDLDPDQLGHVPTTTVKRTLEASGYRRVTGFGPVMTGGRIADDTPVQVEGLFPRQRAVEVYEPPAGTTRPGKARLTPVASTAVVSGGPESLLPLSAGGSLAGRPAVLAGDAHPGTDRPSLYAAGDGLRRADTRFGLVNSNTSHTYTRDERNAPGAAQDPGARPRQILPASDPRHQTTSVLRGAASVSASSVGNWLFHLPQYDPVNAFDGNPDTGWAEGSPGSPQGEWIRIAFDGPIRIPASLQLTPLPSANVRAAPTVVRVETDSGSRVSPLQPNGAAQQVAAPEGTATWLKVTILGSQQGRPGLTGAGFTEIAVPGVQVTRMLDLPSDAPRDGADSVVYALRRGSDPGGLSAVPAEVGLHRQFTAARSGDYTVKATALPVPGEALDRLLFDLTGQREKILVSAESTARLGTNLSPRNLTDGDLTTAWIAGERPVLHLAWPKKTSVGEIVFAAAGGLSTRPEQVQISSPEGTAVATVDENGMARFSPITTDRFDITISRSAPLTLHNPVADEQLQLPAGLSEVYVPALEKFRAPQPDPDKAFALPCGKGPVVSVDGQFLETRAEGRVRDLTERRPVEISLCTDGSRVALDRRTHTVEAGDTGPLAVTDISLTTGSVRAADSAPREVDVEDGEGDQRAVRVGAGDASYLQLHENHNAGWKATLDGRELTPLRIDGWQQAWLVPEGKGGTVTLLYAPSRVYDAGLIGGGVLLVLLTGVALVRRRGSGPDPALQAPEPSGPGFLLGTVALTLVGVMVAGPLAALVPVLAVVARLRPAALGPIAFTAMAGAGAAAALDSGEAVSLGKGAYGPVAQLLALTALFAALVTVRREHGAQVRQGSGAGPRGEPGSGGEAGVPTARPPAGSAR, from the coding sequence ATGACCAGCGCAGTCCACGCACGACCGCCGGCCTCTCCCAGCGCCGCGGGTCCTCCGCCCGGCCCGTCGCCGCAGCCGCGGTCCAGGCGCTGGCTCCTCGGGTTCTGGGCAGCCGTGTTCCTGGCCTTCCTGGCGGTGTCCCCGGGGCGTATGACGTTCGAGACGAAGCTGGGGGTCGTCGCCGACCCCTGGCAGTTCATCCGCGATCTGGGCGGGCTGTGGCACGACCGGGCGGGTTTCGGCGGGATCGCCGACCAGTACATCGGCTACGCCATCCCCATGCTGCCCTTCCATGCCGCTGCCGACCTGCTGCAGATGCCGGTCTGGCTCGCGGAACGGCTGTGGCTCTCACTGGTGGTCGCCACCGCCTTCTGGGGCGCACTGCGGCTCGCCGAGCGGCTGGGCACCGGCTCCGACCGCGGCAGGCTGCTGGGCGCGGCCGTGTACGCCCTGTGGCCGACGTACACGATCGTCGTCGGTTCCACGTCGGCGGCAGCCCTTCCGGGTGCGCTGCTGCCGTGGGTGCTGCTGCCCCTGACGAACCCGCTGACCGGCCCGAGGATCGCGGCGGCGCGCTCGGCGGCGCTGATCCCCCTCATGGGCGGGGTGAACGCGGCATCGACCCTGGCTTCCCTGCTGCCGGTCGGTCTGTACCTGCTGAGCCGCCCGGCCGGCCCGCGCAAACGTGCGCTCATCGCGTGGTGGGTTCCCGGTGTGATCCTCGCGACCGCCTGGTGGATCGTGCCGCTGCTGCTGCTCGGGACGTACGGCGAGAACTTCATGCCGTACGTGGAGTCCGCGCACACCACCACCGCCACGATGTCGGCGACGGAAATGCTGCGCGGGGCGGGCAACTGGGTCGGCTATCTGAACTTCGGCGAGGCATGGCTGCCCGCCGGCTGGACCGTCGCCACCTCGGGCGTCGTCATCGTGTGCTCGGCGCTCGCCGCCGCGCTCGGTCTCGCCGGCCTCGCCCGGCGGGACCTGCCCGAACGCCGCTGGCTGGTGCTGACCGCACTCTCCGTCGGTCTCATCACTCTCGCCGGATACGGGGGTGCGCTGGGCGCCCCGTTCCACGCGAGTGTCGAGGGCTGGCTCGACGGATGGCTGGTGCCGTTCCGCAACATCTACAAGTTCCAGACGGGGCTGGCGCTCGCCCTCGCGCTCGGCCTCATGCACCTCACGTCCCTGGCCTCGCGCCCCGCCCTCGGCCTGCCCGCCCGTGCGCGCCGCTTCGCGCCTGCGGTGGCCGCCGCGCTCGTGCTGCCGGGTCTGTGCTGGCCCTACGTCAACGGCTCGATCCTGCAGCCGGGTTCGTTCCAGAAGCTGCCCGCGTACTGGCGGACGACCGCGAGCTGGCTCGAGGAGAACTCGGCCGACGACCGCGCGCTCGTCGTGCCCGCGACCGCGCACGGGATCTACACCTGGGGCTCGCCGATCGACCAGCCGCTGGACGTCCTCGCCCGCTCCCCGTGGGCGCAGCGCGACTACGTGCCGTTCGGCACCCCGGGCAACCGCAGGGCGATGGACGCGGTCGAGCAGGCGCTGACGTCCGGCGGCGAGGTTCCCGGACTGAGCGAGTATCTGCACCGCGCGGGCCTGCACTACGTCGTCGTACGCAACGACCTCGACCCCGACCAGCTGGGTCATGTGCCCACCACCACGGTGAAGCGCACCCTGGAGGCGTCGGGGTACCGACGGGTCACCGGCTTCGGTCCGGTGATGACCGGCGGACGGATCGCGGACGACACGCCCGTGCAGGTCGAGGGCCTGTTCCCGCGCCAGCGCGCCGTGGAGGTCTACGAGCCGCCGGCCGGCACCACGCGTCCCGGAAAGGCGCGGCTGACGCCCGTCGCGTCGACGGCCGTCGTCAGCGGCGGCCCCGAGTCTCTGCTGCCGCTGTCCGCCGGCGGCTCCCTCGCCGGGCGTCCCGCCGTCCTGGCCGGCGACGCCCATCCCGGGACTGACCGGCCTTCGCTCTATGCGGCAGGAGACGGATTGCGCCGCGCCGACACCCGGTTCGGCCTGGTCAACTCCAACACGTCGCACACCTACACCCGCGACGAGCGCAATGCGCCCGGGGCGGCGCAGGATCCGGGGGCACGGCCGCGGCAGATCCTTCCGGCGTCCGATCCGCGGCACCAGACCACGTCCGTGCTGCGCGGCGCCGCATCCGTCAGCGCCTCCTCCGTCGGCAACTGGCTCTTCCACCTCCCCCAGTACGACCCCGTCAACGCGTTCGACGGCAATCCGGACACCGGGTGGGCGGAGGGGTCCCCCGGGTCCCCGCAGGGCGAGTGGATCAGGATCGCCTTCGACGGACCGATCCGGATTCCCGCGTCGCTGCAGCTGACGCCGCTGCCCAGCGCCAATGTGCGGGCCGCGCCCACTGTCGTGCGCGTCGAGACCGACAGCGGCAGCCGGGTCAGCCCCCTGCAGCCGAACGGGGCCGCACAGCAGGTGGCGGCGCCCGAGGGGACCGCGACCTGGCTGAAGGTGACCATTCTGGGCTCGCAGCAGGGCCGCCCCGGGCTGACCGGGGCCGGGTTCACCGAGATCGCCGTCCCCGGTGTGCAGGTCACCCGGATGCTGGACCTTCCCTCGGACGCGCCCCGCGACGGCGCCGACTCCGTCGTCTACGCGCTGCGCCGGGGCAGCGACCCGGGCGGGCTGTCCGCGGTGCCGGCCGAGGTGGGTCTGCACCGGCAGTTCACGGCGGCACGCTCCGGCGACTACACCGTGAAGGCCACCGCCCTGCCCGTACCGGGCGAAGCGCTGGACCGTCTGCTGTTCGACCTCACGGGACAGCGCGAGAAGATTCTCGTGAGCGCGGAGTCCACCGCGCGGCTGGGGACCAATCTGAGTCCGCGGAACCTGACGGACGGCGATCTCACCACGGCCTGGATCGCGGGCGAACGTCCCGTACTCCATCTGGCCTGGCCGAAGAAGACATCGGTCGGCGAGATCGTTTTCGCGGCCGCCGGCGGACTGTCGACACGGCCCGAACAGGTGCAGATCAGCTCGCCCGAAGGGACCGCGGTGGCCACGGTGGACGAGAACGGTATGGCGCGCTTCTCCCCCATCACCACCGACCGCTTCGACATCACGATCTCCCGCTCGGCGCCACTGACCCTCCACAACCCGGTCGCGGACGAGCAGTTGCAACTGCCGGCCGGGCTGAGCGAGGTCTACGTCCCGGCGCTCGAGAAGTTCCGCGCGCCGCAGCCCGACCCGGACAAGGCCTTCGCCCTTCCGTGCGGCAAGGGGCCGGTCGTCTCCGTCGACGGGCAGTTCCTCGAGACCCGTGCCGAGGGCCGGGTCCGGGATCTGACCGAGCGTCGCCCTGTGGAGATCTCGCTCTGCACGGACGGGAGCCGGGTGGCACTGGACCGGCGGACCCATACGGTCGAGGCGGGGGACACCGGTCCGCTCGCCGTCACCGACATCTCGCTGACCACCGGCAGTGTGCGCGCCGCAGACAGCGCCCCGCGCGAAGTCGATGTCGAGGACGGCGAAGGGGACCAGCGTGCCGTGCGGGTCGGGGCAGGCGACGCCTCGTACCTGCAACTCCACGAGAACCACAACGCGGGGTGGAAAGCCACGCTGGACGGCCGGGAACTGACGCCGCTGCGGATCGACGGCTGGCAGCAGGCCTGGCTCGTCCCGGAGGGCAAGGGCGGCACGGTCACGCTGCTCTACGCACCGTCACGCGTGTACGACGCCGGTCTGATCGGTGGCGGGGTGCTGCTGGTACTGCTCACCGGGGTCGCGCTCGTACGGCGTCGGGGCAGCGGGCCGGACCCGGCCCTCCAGGCGCCGGAACCATCCGGTCCCGGCTTCCTGCTGGGCACCGTGGCGCTGACGCTGGTGGGCGTGATGGTCGCCGGTCCGCTCGCCGCGCTGGTCCCCGTCCTGGCCGTCGTGGCCCGGCTGCGTCCGGCTGCGCTCGGGCCGATCGCCTTCACGGCGATGGCCGGCGCAGGTGCGGCCGCGGCGCTGGACAGCGGTGAGGCGGTGTCGCTGGGCAAGGGTGCATATGGGCCGGTGGCCCAACTCCTGGCTCTGACGGCCCTGTTCGCCGCACTGGTCACGGTGCGGCGGGAGCACGGCGCACAGGTCCGGCAGGGGTCGGGCGCCGGTCCCCGTGGCGAGCCGGGCAGCGGTGGGGAAGCCGGTGTGCCGACGGCTCGGCCCCCGGCAGGGAGTGCCCGATGA
- a CDS encoding class I SAM-dependent methyltransferase: MKDPSFRRSLTLFRAFMREQADPASAYGLLARDAADQVERYVRLKGRVVVDIGGGSGYFTREFRRRGAQSYLFEPDPAELAAEPAEGTVVADGYLLPLADATADVCFSSNVLEHVSDPRTFLSEMARVTRPGGLIYVSFTNWLSPWGGHEWAPWHYLGAERARARFERRTGRPAKHRLGENLFAIDVGSTLRHIRGLEDVDIVSARSRYWPVLPEVVPRVPGLREFATWNLLLILRRCS, encoded by the coding sequence GTGAAGGACCCATCCTTCCGCCGCTCCCTCACCCTCTTCCGGGCGTTCATGCGGGAACAGGCCGACCCGGCTTCCGCATACGGTCTGCTCGCCCGTGACGCGGCCGACCAGGTGGAGCGCTACGTCAGGCTGAAGGGCCGCGTCGTCGTCGACATCGGTGGCGGCAGCGGGTACTTCACCCGTGAGTTCCGGCGGCGCGGAGCGCAGAGCTATCTGTTCGAGCCGGACCCGGCGGAACTCGCCGCGGAACCCGCCGAGGGAACGGTCGTCGCCGACGGCTACCTGCTGCCGCTCGCCGACGCCACGGCCGATGTCTGCTTCTCCTCCAATGTGCTCGAGCATGTGTCGGATCCACGGACCTTCCTCAGCGAGATGGCGAGGGTGACCCGGCCCGGGGGCCTGATCTACGTCTCGTTCACCAACTGGCTCTCCCCGTGGGGCGGCCACGAGTGGGCACCGTGGCACTATCTCGGTGCCGAGCGGGCCCGCGCCCGCTTCGAGCGCCGTACGGGCCGTCCGGCCAAGCACCGGCTCGGGGAGAACCTCTTCGCCATCGACGTCGGATCGACGCTGCGTCACATCAGGGGCCTCGAGGACGTCGACATCGTCTCCGCGCGCTCCCGGTACTGGCCCGTCCTCCCGGAAGTCGTCCCTCGCGTGCCCGGGCTGCGTGAGTTCGCCACATGGAACCTCCTCCTCATCCTCCGGCGGTGTTCATGA
- a CDS encoding glycosyltransferase family 4 protein, producing the protein MPQHVPPPLLEAEHDPHRSRHRSRPPAVPGVPPSPGRIVFLAHRDLGNPAAGGSELLIDQLALGLTAHGHEVTLLCGGPAVHRPYRVVSAGGPLGHYVNARSAFARQVGECDLLVEVCNGMPYLAPLWHRGPTLCLVNHVHTELWDMRFPAPVARAGRLLEHWALARAHRGNLLVAVSPSTAGALRAIGVPDRQIRVVPNGVHEPGVQSPRSRTPLFLALGRLVDYKRIDLLLHLWERVRPVTGGRLVIVGDGPERTRLEQLAGPDVEFAGHVSEPEKHRLLCESWMLLHPAAVEGWGLVVTEAGARGTPTVGFDVPGLRDSVEDGVTGVLARGESSFAAMWCALALDDERREGMGKAAAERASAYRWSSTVRQFRAVAAEAMIGART; encoded by the coding sequence ATGCCCCAGCACGTACCTCCCCCGCTGCTCGAAGCAGAGCATGACCCCCACAGATCTCGTCACCGCAGCAGGCCGCCCGCCGTACCGGGAGTCCCCCCGTCCCCCGGACGTATCGTCTTCCTCGCCCACCGGGACCTGGGCAACCCGGCAGCCGGCGGCTCCGAGCTGCTGATCGACCAGCTGGCCCTGGGCCTCACGGCTCACGGCCACGAAGTCACCCTGCTGTGCGGCGGCCCGGCCGTGCACCGCCCCTACCGTGTCGTGTCCGCGGGAGGCCCGCTGGGACACTACGTGAACGCACGGTCCGCCTTCGCCCGGCAGGTCGGTGAGTGCGACCTCCTGGTCGAGGTCTGCAACGGAATGCCGTATCTGGCTCCGCTGTGGCACCGCGGCCCCACGCTGTGCCTGGTCAACCATGTGCACACCGAGCTCTGGGACATGCGCTTCCCGGCTCCCGTCGCCCGCGCCGGCCGACTGCTGGAGCATTGGGCCCTCGCGCGGGCCCACCGGGGCAACCTCCTGGTCGCCGTCTCCCCTTCCACGGCCGGCGCCCTCCGGGCGATCGGGGTCCCGGACCGGCAGATCCGGGTGGTGCCCAACGGGGTCCACGAGCCGGGCGTCCAGAGCCCCCGGTCCAGGACCCCGCTGTTCCTGGCTCTGGGCCGGCTGGTCGACTACAAGCGCATCGATCTGCTGCTGCACCTGTGGGAGCGGGTCCGGCCCGTCACCGGCGGCAGGCTCGTCATCGTCGGGGACGGCCCTGAGCGCACGCGGCTCGAGCAACTCGCCGGTCCTGACGTCGAGTTCGCCGGACATGTGTCCGAGCCGGAGAAGCACCGCCTGCTCTGCGAGTCCTGGATGCTGCTGCACCCGGCGGCCGTCGAGGGCTGGGGACTCGTCGTGACGGAGGCCGGCGCCCGGGGGACACCCACCGTGGGTTTCGACGTACCCGGTCTTCGCGACTCGGTCGAGGACGGTGTCACCGGCGTCCTGGCCAGAGGCGAGTCGTCGTTCGCCGCGATGTGGTGCGCACTGGCACTGGACGACGAACGGCGCGAAGGTATGGGCAAAGCCGCGGCGGAGCGGGCCTCCGCGTACCGCTGGAGCAGCACCGTACGGCAGTTCAGAGCGGTCGCCGCCGAAGCGATGATCGGCGCGCGCACGTGA
- a CDS encoding DUF3068 domain-containing protein → MRRTAAPSSLFLLGAGVFLLVLAPLLAWYVQPQAERTPIDVDTTTVFTGTGSYFDTSKVKTVHGRTITVTRQVRGDVADSEKSGYAVWDVSTSVDSDSTLPASDTRDSLQWTLERWVTDRASNEPVHCCRETPVFDGEAYLKFPFDVERRSYRWWDSTLGGVVQLRFAGSKKVQGYAGYRFTGTVPPTRTGVRQVPGRLVGKPRTPQILAEEWYANSGIDLVVDRRTGRIIYAAIGPRKTLRAPGADKDAVVLLESKRIAFTPATQRRQVDLASADSRQLALLGKTVPVGAAAAGGVLALAGGVLVARGRRPDPARPHAHLMTSQGV, encoded by the coding sequence ATGCGCCGTACCGCTGCACCGTCGTCCCTTTTCCTGCTGGGAGCAGGCGTCTTCCTGCTCGTCCTGGCTCCCCTTCTTGCGTGGTACGTCCAGCCGCAGGCCGAGCGCACACCCATCGACGTCGACACCACCACGGTCTTCACGGGGACCGGGAGCTACTTCGACACCTCCAAGGTCAAGACCGTGCACGGCAGGACCATCACGGTGACCCGTCAGGTGCGGGGTGACGTGGCCGACAGCGAGAAGAGCGGTTACGCGGTCTGGGACGTGTCCACCTCCGTCGACAGCGACAGCACCCTGCCCGCCTCCGACACACGGGACTCCCTGCAGTGGACGCTGGAGCGCTGGGTGACGGACCGCGCCAGCAATGAGCCGGTGCACTGCTGCCGGGAGACGCCGGTCTTCGACGGAGAGGCGTACCTGAAGTTCCCCTTCGATGTGGAGCGGCGCTCCTACCGCTGGTGGGACAGCACGCTCGGCGGGGTGGTGCAACTCCGCTTCGCCGGAAGCAAGAAGGTGCAGGGGTACGCGGGCTACCGTTTCACCGGCACCGTGCCGCCGACCAGGACGGGGGTGCGCCAGGTACCGGGACGGCTAGTCGGGAAGCCGAGGACCCCGCAGATACTCGCCGAGGAGTGGTACGCCAACAGCGGGATCGACCTGGTCGTGGACCGGCGTACCGGCCGTATCATCTACGCGGCCATCGGGCCGAGGAAGACCCTGCGCGCGCCTGGGGCGGACAAGGACGCGGTGGTCCTCCTGGAGAGCAAGCGGATCGCGTTCACGCCCGCGACGCAGCGCCGGCAGGTCGATCTCGCCTCCGCGGACAGCAGGCAGCTCGCCCTGCTCGGCAAGACCGTTCCCGTGGGCGCGGCCGCGGCAGGAGGGGTGCTCGCTCTGGCGGGCGGTGTGCTGGTGGCGCGAGGGCGCCGTCCGGACCCGGCTCGTCCGCATGCTCACTTGATGACGAGTCAGGGCGTCTGA
- a CDS encoding helix-turn-helix domain-containing protein produces MTRPAWREVPQPQVEQFASLALAGAGGLAQEILREIRHEYPHLKLVEDESGEPMALVGIHRAIEGFVHNLTSGTGKPRVPTEVFQEFGRGEGVSGRSLDSLQAIYRLGVRLAWRRFAEIGQQVDIAAPAMYELAESGFEYLDGLVEQSVRGYAESAARRASERLRLQRQLIDLLLVEHRTDPVGTLAERAARIGWELPATIAVGVLMRPAREAVAPAVGQGILLDMESEQPRIVIPEPDTAGRSDMLRRATAGWSGAIGPPVPLAAAAKSLRWAEAAVQLIEDDLLPGGEVLHCTERTEELVLLPSEELIDAVARRCLAPLEGAGPVQARRLAETLLAWIETAGGAPEVAHRLGVHPQTARYRLRQIRELWGDVIDDPDRRFEMLLVLRAQRLRGGLSDVTGAL; encoded by the coding sequence ATGACACGCCCCGCCTGGCGCGAGGTGCCACAGCCGCAGGTCGAGCAGTTCGCCTCCCTGGCGCTGGCCGGTGCCGGCGGCCTGGCTCAGGAGATCCTCCGCGAGATACGCCACGAGTACCCGCATCTCAAACTCGTGGAGGACGAGTCCGGCGAACCCATGGCGCTCGTCGGGATCCATCGCGCCATCGAGGGCTTCGTCCACAACCTCACGTCGGGGACCGGCAAGCCACGGGTGCCGACCGAGGTCTTCCAGGAGTTCGGCCGGGGCGAAGGCGTGAGCGGGCGCAGCCTCGACTCGCTCCAGGCCATCTACCGGCTCGGTGTCCGGCTCGCCTGGCGTCGGTTCGCCGAGATCGGTCAGCAGGTCGACATCGCCGCCCCCGCCATGTACGAACTCGCAGAATCGGGATTCGAATATCTGGACGGGCTGGTGGAACAGTCGGTCCGGGGCTACGCCGAGTCCGCGGCCCGCCGGGCGAGCGAACGCCTTCGTCTTCAGAGGCAGCTGATCGACCTCCTGCTCGTGGAACACCGCACCGACCCGGTCGGCACCCTGGCCGAGCGGGCCGCCCGTATCGGCTGGGAGCTTCCCGCGACCATCGCCGTGGGTGTGCTCATGCGGCCCGCGAGGGAGGCCGTCGCGCCGGCCGTGGGCCAGGGCATCCTCCTCGACATGGAGAGCGAGCAGCCCCGCATCGTCATCCCTGAGCCGGACACCGCGGGCCGCTCGGACATGCTGCGCCGGGCCACGGCCGGCTGGTCCGGTGCCATAGGCCCGCCGGTCCCGCTGGCAGCCGCTGCGAAGTCGCTGCGCTGGGCCGAGGCGGCCGTCCAGCTGATCGAGGACGACCTGCTGCCCGGCGGTGAGGTCCTGCACTGTACCGAGCGCACCGAAGAACTCGTGCTGCTGCCGTCGGAGGAGCTGATCGACGCGGTGGCGCGGCGCTGTCTGGCACCGCTGGAGGGTGCGGGCCCCGTGCAGGCGCGGCGCCTGGCCGAGACGCTCCTCGCCTGGATCGAGACCGCGGGCGGGGCGCCCGAGGTGGCACACCGCCTGGGGGTCCACCCGCAGACGGCGCGCTACCGGCTGCGCCAGATCCGGGAGCTGTGGGGGGATGTCATCGACGATCCCGACCGACGCTTCGAGATGCTGCTCGTGCTGCGCGCCCAGAGACTGCGGGGCGGGCTGTCGGACGTGACGGGAGCGCTGTAG